From Syntrophales bacterium:
TTGTGGTCGTCCTTTTGAAGATATAACTGAGATGAATAAGGCTATTAAGGAGAGACACAACAGTAGAGTGAAGAGGGGAGACACAGTTTATTTCTTAGGAGATTTCGTTTTTGGTGCAAGTAAGATAGAGATAAGGAGATTGATAGAAAGTCTTAACGGAGATTTTGTATTCATAGAAGGAAACCATGATAGGAAGAACAAGAGCAAATCAATGCTCAAAAAGGCGGAGATTGAGGGATTTGGGAAGAGGATTCAGCTAGTACACAGACTTCAAGACATGGATGAGGGATATGATTTTTATCTATGTGGTCATGTTCACGAGCATTGGAGGTTCAAGGAGAATATCTGCAACGTGGGGGTGGATGTTTGGGATTTCTATCCTGTTCATATGAAGCAAATTTTGAAAGCTTATAAAAGGTGGAGGAAAGATGGAGATAATAGAGAAGGTATCAGAAGAGAAAGAAGTAGTGGTTGGACTGGTTTGTAATAAGTGTAAGAAGGAGTTTGGAAAAGATGATTTTTTAGAACTACAAGAATTTCATCGTATTAGATTTGTGGGAGGCTATGGTTCTGTTTTTGGTGATGCGGCAGAGATTGAATGTGATCTTTGTCAACATTGTTTAAAGAAACTCATAGATGGAATTTACAACGAGATATAGAATGACTAACCAAAAGGAGTTAAAGCCGTGTCCCTTTTGTGGTGGCAAGGCGCTTATTTGTGTCCCACTGGAAGGTATAGCAGGTTACGTCATTAGATGTGAACTCCCGGGATGCTGTGAAAAGTCATCGAGACGTAACGAGACAACCAAAGAAGATTTAGAAAAATTAATAGAAAGCTGGAACAATCGTTCCGGTGTTATTGATGACCT
This genomic window contains:
- a CDS encoding metallophosphoesterase family protein — encoded protein: MNWFSADYHFNHKNIIEFCGRPFEDITEMNKAIKERHNSRVKRGDTVYFLGDFVFGASKIEIRRLIESLNGDFVFIEGNHDRKNKSKSMLKKAEIEGFGKRIQLVHRLQDMDEGYDFYLCGHVHEHWRFKENICNVGVDVWDFYPVHMKQILKAYKRWRKDGDNREGIRRERSSGWTGL
- a CDS encoding Lar family restriction alleviation protein — translated: MTNQKELKPCPFCGGKALICVPLEGIAGYVIRCELPGCCEKSSRRNETTKEDLEKLIESWNNRSGVIDDLLNIVEGWKVLKYHSGYWRMSCMKGELLRTFTSDSAAEAVKQAVAWVNGNEE